DNA sequence from the Bacillota bacterium genome:
GGAGTTTTACAGGACATGGCTTATGGGTGCGGGATTTGAAATAAAGCGCTTAACCGGAGATGGTATAATTGTGCTGTCGCGGTTTTTCATAGCTCCTACAAGCATTTCCAACCATTTTTTTGAGCTGGAAAAAACAAAAGATGAAACTGCCATAGTTAACCACCAACCTTATACATACAGCCAACTGGTGCAAAAGATGAAACATGTATTTAGTAACGCAGTTAAAATATAAAACAACAAGTTTAAATAAGTTTTTGCATGGAACTGTAGGGTTCCCTTGTGAACAATAAAATTTACTGCGATGTTCCAAACCTATGGGCGAAGTGAATTTTATTGATTATAAAATATTACAAGGAAAAAAGGCGGATGTACTGTACATCCGCCTTATTAGAGCTAATTAATAAAACTAAAAAACTAATTTAACTTATTACCACAGCTTGGGCAAAATGCTGCACCTGGCACAACAGATGCGCCGCATTTTGTGCAAAAAGTGCTGACGGAACTGCTACCTTGCCCTCCAGCAGCTTGTGCTCCTTGTTCCTGTTTTGCACCGCATTTGGGACAGAACATTACATTTCTGTCAATTTCTGTTCCACATGATGTGCACAGTTTAATATTTTTGATTTCCATAATTTTGGCCTTTAAACCCTTTATTGCTTCTAGATGAGACTTTATTTCTTCGCAGTCATTGATAAAATCCGGGTCTATTTGGAGGCCAGAGCAAAATTTTGCGTAAATACTTTCACCGATTTTTATGTATAGTTTTTTGATCTTATCTTCTTCTGAGCTGATGTTCATGTTTAATTTTGTGATTTCAACAAGTTCAGTAGATTTTTTTGCGGCAGCCTGGGCTGCTTCACTGACCTTTTTGCTAAGGTTATCAAATAACGGCATGTAGGATTCCCCCTCTCTCAAAATTCAATCAACAAAATTATTATACCAAATAGAGTATAACTTTTCTATAGTTTAGGAATTTATTTTATTGAAAAGCTGCTATAAGGAAAAGCAAATGAGCATAATATAAAAAAACTACAAAATATCTGAAATAATTTATAGAATTAGTTTATAATGTAAGATAGTATATAAAAAAAGTACTTAATATTGTTAAAAATTACTTATATAAACTGAATAATGAGATTGCAAGTGCCGCAAAATATCGGCTTGATAGGGGAAACAGGTGAGAATCCTGTGCGGTCCCGCCGCTGTAAAAGGGATGTCCATATCATCTTAAGATATTGACACACACAATACATACAGCTATAATTAAATGTAGATATTTATTAATCCGGCAGTGACGAGAAGAGTAGGCTGCCCTATTCCCTCAAGAGAGAAGGTGTAGTTGCTGGAAGCACCTTTAGGGAAAAGCAGTTGAAGACCACCTCTGAGCTGGAAAGGTGATTCCTATATAATCATAATGAGTTCAAAGTAGGGTGGAACCACGGGAGAAGGCTCTCGTCCCTTGTAGAGGGATGAGAGCCTTTTTAATGAGAACGGTGAGTAAGTAAAAATATTGTACCAGGAAGGTGAGTTATATGATAAAAGTTACTCTTAAAGATGGAAGTGTTATGGAATTTAACAAAGGCATTACTATTAAGGAAGTTACTGAAAGCATCAGTATAGGGCTTGCCCGGGTAGCCATGGTCTGTGAAGTTGACGGGGTTGTGCGGGATTTAAGTTATTCTCTTCAAAAAGACTGCAAATTGAACATCCTTACTTTTGAAGATGAAGGGGGGAGGGAAGCATACAGGCATACTACTTCCCACATAATGGCCCAGGCTGTAAAAAGACTTTATCCTGATGTTAAACTGGCAATAGGTCCTTCGATTGACACAGGTTTTTACTATGATTTCGATACGGAAAAGCCATTTTCTGTTGAGGACCTGGAAAAAATAGAAGAGGAAATGAAGAAAATTATCAAGGAAGATTTCACTATTGAAAGATTTACCCTTCCAAAGGATGAGGCAATTAAATTTATGGAGGAAAAAGGTGAGCCGTATAAAGTTGAATTAATAAAGGATTTACCGGAAGGAGAAGAAATATCTTTTTATAAGCAGGGTGAATTTATAGATTTGTGTGCCGGCCCTCATGTGCCTTCTACAGGGAAAATAAAAGCTTTCAAGCTTTTATCCGTTGCAGGTGCCTATTGGAGAGGAAATGAAAAAAATAAAATGTTGCAGAGAATATACGGTACTTCCTTCCCGAAAAAAAGCCAGTTGGATGAATACCTTTTCAGGCTTGAAGAAGCCAAAAAGAGAGACCACAGGAAGTTGGGAAGAGAACTTGACCTTTTTGATATTATGGAGGAAGGCCCCGGATTTCCTTTCTTTCTTCCCAAAGGTATGGTCTTGAGAAATGTACTTGAAGACTACTGGCGTGAAGAACATAGAAAGAGAGGGTACCAGGAAATAAGGACACCCATTATTCTCAATGAAGATTTGTGGCATCGTTCAGGCCATTGGGACCATTATAAAGAAAATATGTACTTTACTAAAATAGATGATGAAAACTATGCAATAAAGCCAATGAACTGCCCAGGTGGAATGTTGGTTTATAAAAGAAGGCTGCATTCTTACAGGGATTTGCCCCAAAGGATGGCAGAGATGGGACTTGTCCACAGGCATGAGCTTTCCGGGGTGCTTCATGGGTTAATGAGAGTTAGATGTTTTACTCAGGATGATGCCCATATATTTATGACACCCGAGCATGTCAAAGATGAAGTTCAAGGGGTAATTAACCTTATTGACGATTTTTACAGGGTGTTTGGTTTTAAATACCATGTAGAGCTTTCTACCAGGCCTGAGAATTCCATGGGTTCAGAGGAACAATGGGAAATGGCAACCAATGCATTAAAGGATGCAATGGAATCTATTGGCATGAAGTATAAAATTAATGAGGGGGATGGTGCGTTTTACGGCCCCAAAATAGACTTTCATCTCGAGGATTCCATAGGACGTACCTGGCAATGCGGGACTATACAACTTGATTTTCAGATGCCCGAAAGGTTTGATTTAACATATATAGGGCCTGACGGCGAAAAACACAGACCTGTAATGATCCACAGGGTTGTCTTTGGAAGCATAGAGAGGTTTATTGCAATACTGACTGAGCATTTCGCAGGAGCTTTTCCTGTATGGCTTGCTCCAGTCCAGGTTAAAATATTGCCCCTTATAGATAAACATTACGAGTATGCGGCTGAAGTAATGAAAATATTGCAACAAAAACGTTTAAGGGTTGAGATGGATTCAAGGAATGAGAAAATCGGATACAAAATAAGGGAAGCGCAACTTGAAAAGGTACCTTATATGCTGGTTATAGGGGATAAGGAAATGGAAAAGGGTGAAGTTGCTGTAAGGTCGAGGAAAGAAGGCGACTTAGGTCCTATGGCTGTAGATAAGTTTATAGAGAAAATTACAAATGAAATTAATAAAAAAATATTATAAATTTGCAAACTCTAAATTGACAACTTAATGAACTTGTGCTATCATAAAAAAGCAAAATAAAGAAGAAGTCAACCACTTCTCACCTTGCGAACAGTGCGTTTGTCAAGGTTAATAACTATGATACAGCGGGCCAGGTTAGGTTAACTGTGTTATGTTAAGGAGTTATAAAAGGTAGGACCTTTTAGGAAAAAGTGGATTGAGTTCTTCAATCCACTTTAATTATTATTAATTAATTACTATATAAAGTAATTGTTATATTAAATTTGAGGGGATAATTAAACAGGAAAATATTAACAGGTGATGGAGGTTCAATGCTTCTTGCCTGGAAAACTTGATGGAGGTGTCTGGTTATTATAAAAGATCAATTAATGGTAAATGAGGAAATAAGGGACAAAGAAGTACGGCTAATTGACGTTGATGGGACAATGATAGGTATTATGTCTGCGAAAGAAGCACAGAAGATAGCAAATTCGAGGAATTTGGATTTAGTTAAGATTGCCCCGAAGGCTAATCCACCGGT
Encoded proteins:
- the thrS gene encoding threonine--tRNA ligase, which codes for MIKVTLKDGSVMEFNKGITIKEVTESISIGLARVAMVCEVDGVVRDLSYSLQKDCKLNILTFEDEGGREAYRHTTSHIMAQAVKRLYPDVKLAIGPSIDTGFYYDFDTEKPFSVEDLEKIEEEMKKIIKEDFTIERFTLPKDEAIKFMEEKGEPYKVELIKDLPEGEEISFYKQGEFIDLCAGPHVPSTGKIKAFKLLSVAGAYWRGNEKNKMLQRIYGTSFPKKSQLDEYLFRLEEAKKRDHRKLGRELDLFDIMEEGPGFPFFLPKGMVLRNVLEDYWREEHRKRGYQEIRTPIILNEDLWHRSGHWDHYKENMYFTKIDDENYAIKPMNCPGGMLVYKRRLHSYRDLPQRMAEMGLVHRHELSGVLHGLMRVRCFTQDDAHIFMTPEHVKDEVQGVINLIDDFYRVFGFKYHVELSTRPENSMGSEEQWEMATNALKDAMESIGMKYKINEGDGAFYGPKIDFHLEDSIGRTWQCGTIQLDFQMPERFDLTYIGPDGEKHRPVMIHRVVFGSIERFIAILTEHFAGAFPVWLAPVQVKILPLIDKHYEYAAEVMKILQQKRLRVEMDSRNEKIGYKIREAQLEKVPYMLVIGDKEMEKGEVAVRSRKEGDLGPMAVDKFIEKITNEINKKIL
- a CDS encoding zinc-ribbon domain-containing protein; this encodes MPLFDNLSKKVSEAAQAAAKKSTELVEITKLNMNISSEEDKIKKLYIKIGESIYAKFCSGLQIDPDFINDCEEIKSHLEAIKGLKAKIMEIKNIKLCTSCGTEIDRNVMFCPKCGAKQEQGAQAAGGQGSSSVSTFCTKCGASVVPGAAFCPSCGNKLN